A stretch of the Lolium perenne isolate Kyuss_39 chromosome 3, Kyuss_2.0, whole genome shotgun sequence genome encodes the following:
- the LOC127343614 gene encoding FCS-Like Zinc finger 8 → MDNCTVQNPAPRVTGFFRAPGLFVRLSNKGLNAVDPDSVWSPTSPLDFKNLSSNTVNTNLKPPGLLGIEADLKLRTCSPRVGLGLVDALTADESSLHFGGKNSFLESIRPFLDLALPKVATDASGQKTGSAGVAMNGFSCFAQCEDEEYTCVIQHGPNPRTTHILGGETVEVSKGVRSNRPIFSIEPISEQSWPSMPADGVTSGLCSYCRRRLRQDRDMYMYMGEKAFCSNECRKCCIDEEIEEVEELMMLDSGNCAALN, encoded by the exons ATGGACAACTGCACCGTCCAGAACCCTGCACCGAGGGTCACTGGATTCTTCAGGGCCCCTGGCCTGTTTGTGAGGCTAAGCAACAAAGGCCTAAATGCAGTAGACCCTGATTCAGTCTGGAGCCCAACCTCACCTCTGGATTTCAAGAACCTGTCATCAAACACTGTGAACACCAATCTTAAGCCGCCCGGGTTACTGGGTATCGAGGCTGATCTGAAGCTCAGAACTTGCTCTCCCAGAGTTGGTCTCGGTCTCGTCGATGCCCTCACAGCCGACGAGAGCTCGTTGCACTTTGGGGGCAAGAACTCCTTTCTTGAATCCATTAGGCCATTTCTTGACCTTGCGTTGCCCAAGGTGGCTACCGATGCATCTGGTCAGAAGACTGGTTCGGCTGGTGTCGCCATGAACGGCTTTTCATGCTTTGCTCAGTGTGAAGACGAAGAGTACACCTGCGTGATCCAGCATGGCCCGAACCCGAGGACGACGCACATTCTCGGAGGCGAGACAGTGGAGGTGTCCAAGGGTGTTCGTTCCAACAGGCCAATTTTCAGCATTGAGCCTATCAGCGAGCAGTCATGGCCGTCGATGCCAGCTGATGGTGTCACTTCTGGTTTGTGCTCCTACTGCAGGAGGAGGCTGCGACAGGACAGGGACATGTACATGTATAT GGGCGAGAAGGCGTTCTGCAGCAACGAGTGCAGGAAGTGCTGCATCGATGAGGAGatcgaggaggtggaggagcttATGATGCTGGATTCTGGCAATTGTGCTGCTCTGAATTGA
- the LOC127343615 gene encoding probable E3 ubiquitin-protein ligase RZFP34 isoform X2 — protein MAAVQLESVAAQNVEIFPQGPLVDGKDTARVKGSSPERLENGLMQYGCAHYRRRCCIRAPCCNEVFDCRHCHNESKNSIKTDVTRRHELSRHEVQQVICSLCGTEQEVGQICISCGVCMGKYFCEVCKLFDDDISKQQYHCHGCGICRIGGRENFFHCSKCGCCYSTVLKNSHACVEGAMHHDCPICFEYLFDSTNGVSVLPCGHTIHENCLKEMEEHCQFVCPLCSKSVCDMSKAWERLDMELARLSDSWDDKMVRILCNDCGAISEVHFNLIAHKCLSCKSYNTRQI, from the exons ATGGCTGCTGTGCAACTTGAGTCTGTCGCTGCTCAAAATGTGGAGATATTTCCCCAAGGCCCTTTAGTTGATGGAAAGGACACAGCCAGGGTCAAAGGTTCTAGCCCTGAGAGGTTGGAGAATGGATTAATGCAGTATGG GTGTGCACATTACCGAAGGAGATGCTGCATTCGTGCACCATGCTGCAACGAGGTTTTTGATTGCCGGCATTGCCACAATGAATCGAAG AATTCGATTAAAACTGATGTGACTAGGCGGCATGAACTTTCACGTCATGAAGTGCAACAG GTCATATGCTCATTATGTGGTACTGAACAAGAG GTGGGGCAAATATGTATAAGCTGTGGTGTATGTATGGGAAAGTATTTCTGTGAAGTGTGCAAGCTCTTTGATGATGAT atcTCAAAACAGCAGTATCACTGCCATGGTTGTGGAATATGTAG AATTGGTGGCAGGGAGAATTTCTTTCACTGCTCAAAATGCG GATGTTGTTATTCTACAGTGTTGAAGAACAGCCATGCATGTGTTGAAGGAGCAATGCATCATGACTGTCCAATCTGCTTTGAG TATTTGTTTGATTCAACAAACGGTGTGTCTGTCTTGCCGTGTGGTCATACAATTCATGAGAACTGCTTGAAAGAAATGGAGGAACACTGCCA GTTCGTATGCCCGCTCTGCTCCAAGTCAGTATGTGACATGTCAAAGGCATGGGAGAGACTGGACATGGAACTAGCAAGACTGTCAGACTCCTGGGACGATAAAATG GTTCGCATATTATGCAATGATTGTGGGGCAATATCGGAGGTGCATTTCAATTTGATTGCCCACAAGTGCCTGAGTTGCAAGTCATACAACACCCGGCAGATATAA
- the LOC127343615 gene encoding probable E3 ubiquitin-protein ligase RZFP34 isoform X1, giving the protein MAAVQLESVAAQNVEIFPQGPLVDGKDTARVKGSSPERLENGLMQYGCAHYRRRCCIRAPCCNEVFDCRHCHNESKNSIKTDVTRRHELSRHEVQQQVICSLCGTEQEVGQICISCGVCMGKYFCEVCKLFDDDISKQQYHCHGCGICRIGGRENFFHCSKCGCCYSTVLKNSHACVEGAMHHDCPICFEYLFDSTNGVSVLPCGHTIHENCLKEMEEHCQFVCPLCSKSVCDMSKAWERLDMELARLSDSWDDKMVRILCNDCGAISEVHFNLIAHKCLSCKSYNTRQI; this is encoded by the exons ATGGCTGCTGTGCAACTTGAGTCTGTCGCTGCTCAAAATGTGGAGATATTTCCCCAAGGCCCTTTAGTTGATGGAAAGGACACAGCCAGGGTCAAAGGTTCTAGCCCTGAGAGGTTGGAGAATGGATTAATGCAGTATGG GTGTGCACATTACCGAAGGAGATGCTGCATTCGTGCACCATGCTGCAACGAGGTTTTTGATTGCCGGCATTGCCACAATGAATCGAAG AATTCGATTAAAACTGATGTGACTAGGCGGCATGAACTTTCACGTCATGAAGTGCAACAG CAGGTCATATGCTCATTATGTGGTACTGAACAAGAG GTGGGGCAAATATGTATAAGCTGTGGTGTATGTATGGGAAAGTATTTCTGTGAAGTGTGCAAGCTCTTTGATGATGAT atcTCAAAACAGCAGTATCACTGCCATGGTTGTGGAATATGTAG AATTGGTGGCAGGGAGAATTTCTTTCACTGCTCAAAATGCG GATGTTGTTATTCTACAGTGTTGAAGAACAGCCATGCATGTGTTGAAGGAGCAATGCATCATGACTGTCCAATCTGCTTTGAG TATTTGTTTGATTCAACAAACGGTGTGTCTGTCTTGCCGTGTGGTCATACAATTCATGAGAACTGCTTGAAAGAAATGGAGGAACACTGCCA GTTCGTATGCCCGCTCTGCTCCAAGTCAGTATGTGACATGTCAAAGGCATGGGAGAGACTGGACATGGAACTAGCAAGACTGTCAGACTCCTGGGACGATAAAATG GTTCGCATATTATGCAATGATTGTGGGGCAATATCGGAGGTGCATTTCAATTTGATTGCCCACAAGTGCCTGAGTTGCAAGTCATACAACACCCGGCAGATATAA